From the Psychrobacter sp. P11F6 genome, the window GTTGTTATACATGGATTAGCAGGGGATACGCTGGTCAATCAGAGTAATAATACGTTATTAGTTGGACAACGAGGACTACAAGCTCAGGATATGCCAGCAGCCATTCGTCATATGATGCAGCTATTGATTAACGTCTATAATTAGCATTAAGCCTAGGTAGTTGAGCTGCCACAATACTGATCAATTGCCTGCTGTACGCGTTCACGTTTGAGCTCAATTTCACGACCGTCTAAATATTGACGCTTGCCATTTGCATCCATCTCATAAATACGTCCGCCGACATTCAAGTTGGTCAAATTATTGCGGAGTGACTGGCAACGCTGTGCATTGGCTTGTGCTTCTTGTTCTTTAATACGTGCTTCAAGCGCTGCAACTCTTTGTTCTTCTACGCTTTGAGTATTAGTACTTTGATTGGCATCTGTTTTGCCAGCCAATTGTCCTGCATTGCTTTGTCTGCCATCACTACGAAATTCAATCAGCTCAATGTTTTTACCATTTTGCGGCGCATGTTGGCTGTATTTGACTTCACCATGTGCACCAACAGATTTATAAACTTGAATAGCATGACTGGCATTCATCGACAGCATTAGCACATACGCAGTACTCATAAGCAGTTTGGTAGCAGT encodes:
- a CDS encoding DUF4124 domain-containing protein, producing MAYASKINTATKLLMSTAYVLMLSMNASHAIQVYKSVGAHGEVKYSQHAPQNGKNIELIEFRSDGRQSNAGQLAGKTDANQSTNTQSVEEQRVAALEARIKEQEAQANAQRCQSLRNNLTNLNVGGRIYEMDANGKRQYLDGREIELKRERVQQAIDQYCGSSTT